A section of the Pochonia chlamydosporia 170 chromosome 2, whole genome shotgun sequence genome encodes:
- a CDS encoding GLEYA adhesin domain-containing protein (similar to Metarhizium robertsii ARSEF 23 XP_007822241.2) yields the protein MYKSLLPVAFLAVSNIQGIWAQEVNLVSLFPRHKPPILGDICKSLRQACNVNQFPAPIEKLCQEYCEKEIDLDDLQAELCRDFKQYVDSLGKCANDVCGVIQKQCSGRGICTKDSDCEELEVCRNYVCKPKVCHHYRECNYRVCRDNKCVPCESDSDCDFRPDLKCRKGKCLPNSIPPLNCTKNSDCKPGQVCQDGDCGKCSPGGAECDKDKFCSNGECIPKPPSCGKPGFEWAEWRGPSSWSGVKSPPFAEYDPTVFKSQKPEYEGLTNTLVIDAPLQLYGQGANLNLATVVHQGFLLAPETGNYTFVFGQADDIVLVWLGKNAFSGWTRANADIERTYIPPPGDETRTMRLLEQGTYYPVRVAWGDKGGNVAMSVKIIAPNGDELTGKEGGYFRTEACDGSYDTFPPYGQS from the exons ATGTACAAGTCTTTGCTTCCAGTTGCGTTTCTCGCAGTCTCAAACATTCAGGGTATCTGGGCCCAAGAAGTCAACCTCGTGTCCCTGTTTCCACGACACAAACCTCCAATACTAGGAGATATTTGCAAGTCTCTTCGACAGGCCTGCAATGTGAACCAATTTCCGGCACCCATCGAG AAACTATGCCAAGAGTATTGCGAAAAAGAGATCGACTTGGACGATCTCCAGGCAGAACTTTGCAGAGACTTCAAACAG TATGTCGACAGCCTCGGCAAGTGCGCCAATGATGTCTGCGGTGTGATTCAAAAGCAGTGCAGCGGCAGGGGTATATGCACCAAGGACTCTGATTGCGAGGAGCTTGAAGTCTGCCGGAACTACGTCTGTAAGCCAAAGGTCTGTCACCACTATCGCGAATGCAATTATCGCGTCTGCAGGGATAACAAGTGTGTTCCCTGCGAGTCAGACTCAGACTGTGATTTCCGACCAGATCTCAAGTGCAGGAAGGGCAAGTGTCTTCCCAACTCAATTCCGCCTCTAAATTGTACCAAGAACTCGGACTGCAAGCCAGGTCAAGTTTGCCAAGATGGTGATTGTGGTAAATGCTCCCCCGGTGGTGCAGAATGCGACAAAGACAAATTCTGTAGCAACGGGGAATGCATTCCAAAACCTCCTAGCTGCGGAAAACCTGGCTTTGAATGGGCAGAATGGCGCGGCCCTTCGTCCTGGAGCGGCGTGAAATCACCACCTTTCGCAGAGTACGATCCAACCGTGTTCAAGTCACAAAAGCCCGAGTATGAGGGCCTCACGAACACGCTGGTCATCGATGCGCCTTTGCAGCTCTATGGACAGGGTGCCAATCTCAATCTTGCTACTGTGGTACACCAAGGGTTTCTACTGGCACCCGAGACTGGCAACTACACCTTTGTGTTTGGTCAGGCAGACGATATtgttcttgtctggctgggcaAAAATGCATTCAGTGGCTGGACAAGAGCGAACGCGGATATTGAGAGAACTTATATTCCACCTCCGGGCGATGAGACTCGCACAATGAGGCTCTTGGAGCAGGGAACGTATTATCCTGTGAGAGTGGCCTGGGGGGATAAGGGCGGAAATGTGGCCATGTCTGTCAAAATCATTGCGCCGAATGGTGATGAGTTGACTGGCAAGGAGGGTGGCTACTTCAGAACCGAAGCTTGCGATGGTTCATATGACACGTTTCCCCCGTATGGGCAGTCCTGA